GTTACTTTTTCTCAGCTCAACAcctaaaaaattaaacaggCTACTCAGGGGGTATGGTAAATATAGTTTCCTTGTAGCATACAGAAAATAGTTACATCAGTGAATTATCTAACACTCCGAGGAACATCATTATTTATAATTCCCAGGCTGCAGCGGGTAACAGATGTTTATGCACACTGCAGGGGGATGAAACCGTTAACTCTCTATGCCTACTGTATCTGTCAGTGACCGTGTTTAATGATTCATAAATGTCATATTTCCTGCTTCAGATGGTGAGAAAGACTTGAAAGGATGTTTTCAGTGCCACTTGTTAGCCTGTTTGGAGAATCTGCCGACATTCAGAGAGCGctgcaaaaagtattttaagatCTTGATCATGTTATATCCTGCAATGACTTGAAggaaaaatccatatttttaaattagctgcTCATAACTATTGAATAATCTTTGTCACTGTAGACATGAATTgcttttaaatgtacaaatattttcagactAATAACACACTTTTAGATTTCTTTGATTGAgtatacttttttgttttttgtttcatttgtattATTAGTTTTCACCATAAAGAAATGATAGCTTGTCCTGTTGTTCTTTCTAATATGAGAAGTTTTTATGTGAAGTTTTTATGTGGTGCCTAAATCAGGAACACAGTTTCTCAAACTCATTCTCAACTCAACCTATTTGCACATCATCAAGTCACAGTCCTTGCATTTACCGGTACAtgcactattttatttttttctgattgcatcCATAAACAGAAgcaatttgaataattttgctgCCTGCAAAAGGTCAGGAATCTTAATATTTCCGTGTAGTTTAACTTCTTACCCTCAACTTCCAGtcttcagtaaaaataataactcCTGCATGTAAATCTGccaataactttaaataaattaacaaagtcCATAAaattctatctatctatctatctatctatctatctatctatctatctatctatctatctatctatctatctatctatctatctatctatctatctatctatctatctatctatctatctatctatctatctatctatctatctatctatctatctatctatctatctatctatctatctatctatctatctatctatctatctatctatctatctatctatctatctatctatctatctatctatccatccatccatccatccatccatccatccatccatccatcaatcatAGATTAATTTACTACATTGGTGGTGAAAACTGGTTTTGAGTGGGAAgtattctttttaattttctttttaatttatgaaaagGTTGGATAGGAAAAGACTAAAAGTGTAATAGTTTAAAAGCATTGTTATATATTTCTTGTATACATAAATGAGTGAACTCTGTGCACTCTTTACCAGTGCACCCTGGTAAAGAGAACACGCCAGTGTGTGTTCTGGTAAAGAGGAAGCTGAGCCACAATGGCGAGTTCTCGACTTACCAGATCATCTTCATTCTGACCCTCAGCTGTGAGCTgaaatttgcttttttgcatGGCTTGTTTGGGTCAAGTTGAGAACGTTGTAATCTCAGGCGTTTGACATCCTGGTGTCCTCCCTTTGTAAGTTTACCAGTTGCATCCAAATGTGAGGAGAAACcaggaaaaaccaaaacacattgGAGGGAAATCCAGTTGAATTTCCAAAAGATAGTTTACAGTGTCACTGGGGAGAGGTGGGTCTGAGTTTCTTACCTAGATTGGTTACCCCAGCAACCTGATCTAATCTGGTTGCACTATGTTAAATAACTGAGCTTTGAGTTGGCCTTGGTGAGAAAGTTTCTAGCATTTTTTCTCAGTGAGGCTTGGCCTTTGTGCTGACCTGTTGATGCATTCATTCATCATCCATTTGACTGAAAAAGCAAACAGTCTGATGGTTTCTggcaataaacacaaaatctgcaTCAGCTGATATGGACTCAaagatttattgttattttaagtgTTAATTTTCAATAAACAGTATCTGAGCAAGTTTCACAGatcaaaacttttacaaaaatcagttttttaaaatatttgttaaaactcttACCATGTCTTGACAGTAAGAGACAGATAATCCTTGGTAAGACAAATCTCCTCCACCTTCGTCTAGTGCTACTTTTGCTATATGAAGAAATGCAGCTGCTAGTTaaaaagaaccaatcagagccaggaggagtgtcttagcgctgtcagtcataCTTGTGTACATGCTGCTTGATGTGGTAGTGGctgagaaacaacttactgttacaggaagCTACTAGTGAGGGTACATAGGCTTCTTTAACAGTtgtaagaccctcctcctggctgtgattggttgtttctagaaaGCACTGGGAGTACTGGGAAAGGGCAGAAGAGCTTGATTTattcacagattgtctgtctcatGCTTTACTgccacaacatagtgacagtttcaacaaataagtaaaaaaaaaaaaaacattttatgaaagatACATACCTCAGCTATAATTATTTATTGGTATTTGAATACCAATGAATAATATTCAGCTATACTGATTCATTGATTCATCAAGGAATCAATGCCATTCATTGACGATGAACTTAAAGTATTCATCATCAATAAATGAGGAGTCTGAGCAAACTCCACAATAGGTGTACTTTGAGAAGAATTGTCAGAGTAACCAATTCTATTCTCTCTTTAGGTCTGTGAGCTTGAGATTGCGCTGATGGGAGGTTGAGCACAGGGATGTGACAGTAAAGATGACCCTGCTGGCGGGTGATGGTTCTGACTACGACTACAGTGCCCTAAGCTGTGCCTCTGATACTTCCCTCAATCAACCTCCACAACAAGAAGCAGAGGCACGGAAGGGAGCCTTCTACAAAAGGGCCCAGCTTGCCCTGGAGCGCACCACCGTCCCTGACAACACCGCTTTGTCTGGCGCCCGGAAGATCCACGCCATCATTAATGTGGGTGGCCTGCGCTACCAGATGCCTTGGACCACTTTAGAGGATTTCCCTCTGTCCCGCCTGGGCCAGCTGCACCTCTGCAGCAGCTTTGACGAGATTATGCGCATCTGTGATGACTACGACGTTGCACACAATGAGTTCTTCTTTGACCGCAGCCCCTGTGCCTTCAGGACCATCCTGACTTTCTTGAGGGCGGGTAAGCTGCGCTCCCTCAGGGAGATGTGCGCTCTCTCGTTCAGAGAGGAGCTCCTCTACTGGGGCGTCCCAGAGGAGAGCCTGGAGTGGTGCTGTCGCCGCCGCATGCTGCAGCGTGTGGAGGAGTTTGAAGCCATggagagagcagaagaagaggatGAACTTTTGGAGGACCTGTTGGATTCGGAGAACGGACACAGGGAGCGCACGGCTGAGACCAGAATCAACTGGTGCATGAACAAACTGAGAGACATGGTGGAGAGGCCTCACTCCGGCCTGCCAGGGAAGATCTTTGCTTGTTTGTCAGTGTTGTTTGTTACCATCACAGCCATCAACCTCTCCATCAGTACCATGCCAGCTatgagagaagaggaagaggcgGTGAGTAAAAGAGCATTTCACATATGaaagcagttttatttaaacaaatacaacaaagatGCAGGAACAAAACAACATGTCGCCTGCTTTATGGGCatgaatgtcattttatttttgggctTTTATGAATGCATGTGAGCAATTCTGGTTACAGAATAATTGTAATTTGCAGAGTAAACATAAGTGGAAATGCTATGTAAACAGTCTtaacccacttcaaaataaaaggacaATCATAAACAGTTCTTCACAGTCAATAACCAAAatttcaacacagatgtcaaacttacttcaactgaaagtttacaaaacagcactatagaatttatccagaaaatatatatatatttaggggaggctaaatatttttaacgtgcaaaacaaaaaattagcttAACTATAGGCCTTAGTGGAAGTGTGTCCACcactgaaaacaggttttgctACAATCATTAATAATGGTATTCCAGCAGCTTTTCCTGGATTATTACTGATCATTattggcaatttttttttatcttttgtgaGCAACAGTTTTATTGCTTacaagaaaaatctaatttgaacTCAGCCAATTCTGATAGTAAGAGTGGTCTGGTATCCAGCCCTAGTTATTAAAAAAGTCCTCAGTAAGTATTCATGGTGAAGAATATTtagataaaacaacaaacaattttaacagtaaggaatgtgaaaaaaataaagatattctTAATGCTTTTCTCTTCATATTGCTTAACATTTATCTTTATGAGGAGAAACGTTGTATCTAATCTATCCAAATAAAACTTATATTTCCAAGCGGCCTTGTCAttccctttaaataaaaaacacagaaaaacccaGCAATGAAACTTTTCTGGTGGTTTACCTGTTATTCCTACAAACATGTAGCAAGTTGCAGGAATAACATCAGTGCTTTTCACATGTCAACATTTTCCCCGCCTTCGTCTCCTGAGAAAACTTCAcaagctcctcttcctcagccttaacttttagaaaataaaaagatgtttctGGAAAGAATGTGATCCCAAAGGCAGCAAGTGTTGCTCTcgtgtgtttttctgcattaatgCTACTACCATGGAAGTGTAAATAAACTTTGCTGGAGGCATTGTCAGTCCCAGATGTTTAGGCCAGGAATCTCTGGaaacatttgtgattttaactCTGCATTATAGAGACTCACAATGTTTCCCAAAACTTAGTCTGgatggttctgttgggtttttgAT
The genomic region above belongs to Xiphophorus maculatus strain JP 163 A chromosome 1, X_maculatus-5.0-male, whole genome shotgun sequence and contains:
- the kcng1 gene encoding potassium voltage-gated channel subfamily G member 1; the protein is MTLLAGDGSDYDYSALSCASDTSLNQPPQQEAEARKGAFYKRAQLALERTTVPDNTALSGARKIHAIINVGGLRYQMPWTTLEDFPLSRLGQLHLCSSFDEIMRICDDYDVAHNEFFFDRSPCAFRTILTFLRAGKLRSLREMCALSFREELLYWGVPEESLEWCCRRRMLQRVEEFEAMERAEEEDELLEDLLDSENGHRERTAETRINWCMNKLRDMVERPHSGLPGKIFACLSVLFVTITAINLSISTMPAMREEEEAGTCSKMCYNIFIVETVCVAWFSLEFTLRFIQDRSKLTFFRKPLNLIDVVAILPYYITLLVDGSSNGEKRLGSGSSYLDKVGLVLRVLRALRILYVMRLARHSLGLQTLGLTARRCTREFGLLLLFLCVAIALYSPLLYLIENEMAATQEFTSIPATYWWAVITMTTVGYGDMVPRSIPGQVVALSSILSGILLMAFPVTSIFHTFSRSYVELKQEQQRILQRRTHFLLRSRMAGLGSNLSLESDLLFPIGPPETTEMNN